The genomic region CCAGAAGGCCTGACTCTTTACCCGAGGGGAAACACCATGGGATTCAATTGCGGCATCGTCGGCCTACCTAACGTCGGCAAGTCCACCCTGTTCAACGCCCTGACCAAATCCGGGATTGCGGCGGAGAACTTCCCCTTCTGCACCATCGAGCCGAACACCGGTATCGTGCCGATGCCCGATACACGCCTGGACGCCCTGGCGGCCATCGTGAATCCAAAGCGCATCCTGCCGACCACCATGGAGTTCGTCGACATCGCAGGCCTGGTAGCCGGCGCGTCGAAAGGTGAAGGCCTGGGCAACAAGTTCCTCGCCAACATCCGTGAGACCGATGCCATTGCGCACGTGGTCCGCTGCTTCGAAGACGAGAACGTAATTCACGTCTCCAACAGCGTCGACCCGAAACGCGACATCGAGATCATCGACCTGGAACTGATCTTCGCCGACCTCGACAGCTGCGAGAAGCAACTGCAAAAGGTCACCCGTAACGCCAAGGGCGGCGACAAGGACGCAGTGGTCCAGAAAGCCTTGCTGGAGCAGTTGATTGCCCACTTCACCCTGGGCAAGCCGGCACGCAGCCTGATGAAGAGCATGAGCGCCGACGAAAAGGCCGTGATCAAGGGCTTCCACCTGCTGACCACCAAGCCTGTGATGTACATCGCCAACGTGGCTGAAGACGGTTTCGAGAACAATCCGCTGCTCGACGTGGTCATGGCCATTGCCGAAGAAGAAGGCGCGATGGTCGTACCGGTCTGCAACAAGATCGAAGC from Pseudomonas yamanorum harbors:
- the ychF gene encoding redox-regulated ATPase YchF, with translation MGFNCGIVGLPNVGKSTLFNALTKSGIAAENFPFCTIEPNTGIVPMPDTRLDALAAIVNPKRILPTTMEFVDIAGLVAGASKGEGLGNKFLANIRETDAIAHVVRCFEDENVIHVSNSVDPKRDIEIIDLELIFADLDSCEKQLQKVTRNAKGGDKDAVVQKALLEQLIAHFTLGKPARSLMKSMSADEKAVIKGFHLLTTKPVMYIANVAEDGFENNPLLDVVMAIAEEEGAMVVPVCNKIEAEIAELEDGEEKDMFLEALGLEEPGLNRVIRAGYEMLHLQTYFTAGVEEVRAWTVKVGATAPQAAGVIHTDFEKGFIRAEVIAYNDFIQFKGEAGAKEAGKWRLEGKEYIVKDGDVMHFRFNV